A genome region from Chitinophagales bacterium includes the following:
- a CDS encoding helix-turn-helix transcriptional regulator → MTTKKQNETAETCPAQGLLKLLSGKWKPEIFRLAVEQPLRFNSLLRTIKDSNKQSLSVALKELEEADLIERIVVNQKPLHVEYSLTEKGKSLIPIFKQLEIAL, encoded by the coding sequence ATGACCACCAAAAAACAAAACGAAACTGCCGAAACCTGCCCTGCACAAGGACTTTTAAAATTGCTTTCGGGTAAGTGGAAACCGGAAATTTTCCGCTTGGCGGTAGAGCAGCCTTTGCGCTTCAACAGTTTGCTTAGAACTATTAAAGATTCTAACAAGCAATCTTTATCGGTAGCATTAAAAGAATTGGAAGAAGCCGATTTAATAGAAAGGATTGTTGTAAACCAAAAACCATTGCACGTAGAATATTCTTTAACCGAAAAGGGAAAGTCGTTAATCCCTATTTTCAAACAACTAGAAATTGCACTTTAA
- a CDS encoding EVE domain-containing protein, with product MAYWLIKSEPGTYSIDQMKKDKQTFWSGVRNYQARNNLRAMKKGDLCLFYHSVTAPSVVGLVEVVKEAYQDPTTEEIAWVAVDVLYKETFKNPITLETVKQTKALAEMALLKSSRLSVQPVKKEEFELILAIAKQ from the coding sequence ATGGCGTATTGGCTCATAAAATCCGAACCCGGCACTTACTCTATTGACCAAATGAAAAAAGACAAACAAACCTTTTGGAGTGGTGTTCGCAATTACCAAGCACGCAACAATTTAAGAGCGATGAAAAAGGGCGACTTGTGTTTGTTTTACCACAGTGTTACGGCACCTTCTGTTGTTGGTTTAGTAGAAGTAGTTAAAGAAGCGTACCAAGACCCAACTACCGAAGAAATAGCTTGGGTAGCAGTGGATGTTTTATATAAAGAAACCTTTAAAAATCCGATAACACTTGAAACCGTAAAACAAACAAAGGCTTTGGCAGAAATGGCACTGCTTAAGAGCAGCAGGCTGAGTGTGCAGCCTGTAAAAAAAGAAGAGTTTGAATTGATTCTTGCAATAGCAAAGCAATAG
- a CDS encoding DsbA family protein, with the protein MRIRIVLFVAIIMLGSVCSHAQKKKKMEGKNNPLLCNPVEGVCGIPDSAANTKVETIHSEKPVKMVYFTDPICSSCWAIEPQLRKLKLEYGSSIEIEYRMGGLLPDWSYNSGGISKPSDVAHHWDEVSTYYDMPIDGDVWLEDPLHSSYPPSIAFKAAQMQDNAKAVLFLRAIREMLFLQKKNITRWEHIESAALQVGLNAAQLKTDFEGKATTLFKEDLDMARQFGVRGFPTIFFTNNAGLKEMVYGSKPYTFYESAVQKLNPSASKTAYDKNWESLFLKYHSLTAKEYSELSGTARKESEAFLNELVEKGKLEKRTTKNGAMWKYKSTR; encoded by the coding sequence ATGAGAATAAGAATAGTACTTTTTGTAGCCATCATCATGCTTGGAAGTGTTTGTAGCCATGCTCAAAAAAAGAAGAAAATGGAAGGAAAAAACAATCCGCTTTTATGCAATCCGGTTGAAGGTGTTTGCGGAATACCCGACAGTGCAGCCAATACAAAAGTTGAAACTATACACTCAGAAAAGCCTGTGAAGATGGTATATTTTACAGACCCTATCTGCTCTTCGTGCTGGGCAATAGAGCCGCAATTGCGCAAGCTTAAATTAGAATATGGCAGCAGTATAGAAATTGAATACAGAATGGGTGGCTTGCTGCCCGATTGGAGCTACAACAGCGGAGGAATAAGTAAACCAAGCGATGTGGCACACCATTGGGACGAAGTAAGTACATATTACGATATGCCTATTGATGGCGATGTGTGGTTAGAAGATCCTTTACATTCTTCTTATCCGCCATCTATTGCGTTTAAGGCCGCACAAATGCAAGACAATGCCAAGGCGGTTTTATTCCTTCGAGCAATAAGAGAAATGCTTTTTCTGCAAAAGAAAAATATAACCAGATGGGAACACATAGAAAGTGCAGCCCTGCAAGTTGGTTTAAATGCAGCTCAGCTTAAAACCGATTTTGAAGGCAAAGCAACAACACTTTTTAAGGAGGATTTAGATATGGCCAGGCAGTTTGGAGTAAGAGGTTTTCCCACTATTTTCTTTACCAATAATGCAGGTCTTAAAGAGATGGTGTATGGATCAAAACCTTATACATTCTATGAATCAGCAGTGCAGAAATTAAATCCATCGGCATCTAAAACAGCATACGATAAAAATTGGGAATCGCTTTTTTTAAAGTATCATTCTCTTACTGCAAAAGAATACTCGGAACTCTCCGGCACTGCCCGCAAAGAAAGCGAAGCATTCCTAAATGAACTTGTTGAAAAAGGGAAGTTAGAAAAGCGAACCACCAAGAATGGTGCTATGTGGAAATATAAGAGCACTCGCTAG
- a CDS encoding nucleotide pyrophosphohydrolase has translation MTIDEAQQQVDNWIKTVGVRYFSELTNTAILMEEVGELARIMARKYGEQSFKESDKNSALADEMADVLWVLICLANQTGVNLTDAFHKNMEKKTNRDSERHKNNEKLKG, from the coding sequence ATGACTATTGATGAAGCACAGCAGCAAGTAGATAACTGGATAAAAACTGTAGGGGTTCGATACTTTAGTGAGCTAACCAATACCGCTATTTTAATGGAAGAAGTAGGTGAGCTTGCCCGAATAATGGCGCGAAAGTATGGTGAGCAGTCTTTTAAAGAAAGCGATAAAAACAGTGCGTTGGCCGATGAAATGGCAGATGTGTTGTGGGTACTCATTTGCCTTGCCAACCAAACAGGTGTAAACCTTACAGATGCTTTCCACAAAAATATGGAGAAGAAAACCAATCGCGATTCGGAGCGCCACAAAAACAACGAAAAGTTGAAAGGCTAA
- a CDS encoding N-6 DNA methylase, whose amino-acid sequence MNILNSIDDYSKRFGAVFTPMVWAKKIVEKHFFEAWLQGATILDPTAGEGVFIEAFLLLAREKGIELSQEKLTRLFGVELNPDFVQRFFNRIETTYSIQFPQANYRHGDILFQQEDIKADFLVGNPPWVNFADLNDAYKETIKHLFIEYRLVANSRDLLLGNARTDIATLILMKVLHGNLKESGKAVFFLPLSIFQNDGANSGFRHYKVKGVDFCVDAIMDFNGTPIFENILGRYGVAQFSRNSLQTFPIKYHVLENGKWHLHQAKPLFNSTDPLTVFDNKETEKRLTGFQKIILEKQFQPRQGVNTCGANDIFFFTHFKTIGQNKVELQSKLGEVVTVSAKYVFPLAVASTLLQKNPQPEKVILIPHQENGKPIDWEELQRDEGLCSYLLRHKSHLENRKGVLINTWIKKGFWWALLGIGEYSFAPYKVMWKAFGDNVFSPQILYPNSDLGAWQGNQSLNAFIGTSTLAKAKEIHTKLSNPLIQDYLASLRMQGTCNWAQPGRMKKMMEFV is encoded by the coding sequence ATGAACATTTTAAATTCAATCGATGATTACAGTAAGCGATTTGGCGCTGTTTTTACACCGATGGTATGGGCAAAGAAAATAGTTGAAAAACATTTTTTTGAAGCTTGGCTGCAAGGGGCAACTATACTCGATCCCACAGCAGGAGAGGGCGTTTTTATTGAAGCATTCCTTTTGCTTGCACGCGAAAAAGGCATTGAACTTTCTCAGGAAAAACTTACAAGACTTTTTGGTGTAGAGTTGAATCCGGATTTTGTACAACGTTTTTTTAATCGTATAGAAACTACCTATTCAATACAATTTCCTCAAGCGAATTATAGGCATGGAGATATTCTTTTTCAGCAAGAGGATATTAAAGCCGATTTCTTGGTGGGTAATCCTCCTTGGGTAAATTTTGCCGACTTGAATGATGCATACAAAGAAACCATTAAACACCTTTTTATTGAATATAGGCTTGTAGCCAATTCAAGAGATCTCCTACTTGGTAATGCACGAACAGATATTGCAACTTTAATACTCATGAAGGTGTTGCATGGAAACTTAAAAGAGAGCGGCAAGGCTGTTTTCTTTTTGCCACTCTCTATCTTTCAAAACGATGGCGCCAATAGTGGATTCAGGCATTACAAGGTAAAAGGCGTAGATTTTTGTGTGGATGCTATCATGGATTTTAATGGCACGCCTATATTTGAAAACATACTTGGGAGGTACGGAGTTGCACAATTCAGCAGAAACAGTTTACAAACCTTTCCCATAAAATACCATGTGCTGGAAAATGGAAAGTGGCATCTGCATCAGGCAAAGCCTCTTTTTAATTCAACCGATCCACTTACTGTGTTTGATAATAAAGAAACAGAGAAACGGCTTACCGGGTTCCAAAAAATAATACTGGAAAAACAATTTCAACCGCGTCAAGGTGTAAATACATGTGGCGCAAACGATATTTTCTTTTTTACTCATTTTAAAACCATTGGGCAAAATAAAGTAGAGCTACAAAGCAAGTTGGGTGAAGTGGTTACGGTTAGTGCAAAGTATGTTTTTCCGCTTGCTGTAGCCTCCACTCTTTTACAAAAAAATCCACAGCCGGAAAAGGTGATTCTTATTCCGCATCAAGAAAATGGTAAGCCAATAGATTGGGAAGAATTGCAGCGCGATGAAGGTCTTTGCTCATATTTATTAAGGCACAAAAGTCATCTTGAAAACAGAAAGGGTGTACTCATCAACACATGGATTAAGAAGGGTTTTTGGTGGGCATTGCTTGGTATTGGCGAATATAGTTTTGCACCGTACAAAGTAATGTGGAAAGCCTTTGGCGATAATGTTTTCAGTCCCCAAATTTTATATCCTAATAGCGATTTAGGCGCCTGGCAAGGCAACCAATCGCTCAATGCTTTTATTGGTACTTCCACACTCGCTAAAGCAAAAGAAATTCATACCAAGCTAAGCAATCCGCTTATTCAAGATTATTTAGCATCGCTCCGTATGCAGGGAACATGCAATTGGGCGCAGCCCGGGCGAATGAAAAAAATGATGGAATTTGTGTAG
- a CDS encoding energy transducer TonB, whose product MKKISILIFFAVASFAASAQVFSFQCTSAESYPEFPGGDKSLVYYLRDTLQNSLSRKGLTAGGVMEVHAAILETGKVGNVHLHGSINPQVDAEVVQLITNMPRWAPAIHAGKPVACNVSFNIDVSGNQRMDAKKLMGVEVQVTPENKGEGSPQALSRLAGVMQDYLLQRLPAQISDASFNGVVEIRFGMYPDGWVGRVKALKGGNTKLEEAVAAAIYSFNSELAENKINFKDELMKTFVAKVSSTK is encoded by the coding sequence ATGAAGAAGATTTCTATTCTAATATTCTTTGCAGTAGCCTCTTTTGCTGCTAGTGCGCAAGTGTTTAGTTTCCAATGTACCAGTGCCGAAAGTTATCCGGAGTTTCCGGGTGGCGATAAATCTTTAGTGTATTATTTGCGCGATACGCTGCAAAATTCATTAAGCAGAAAAGGATTAACTGCCGGAGGAGTTATGGAGGTTCATGCCGCAATTTTAGAAACAGGGAAAGTAGGTAATGTGCATTTACATGGAAGCATCAATCCACAGGTAGATGCGGAGGTGGTGCAGTTGATAACCAATATGCCACGTTGGGCACCTGCCATACACGCAGGAAAACCAGTAGCGTGCAATGTTTCTTTCAATATTGATGTTTCGGGTAATCAACGCATGGACGCCAAAAAACTCATGGGTGTGGAGGTGCAGGTAACGCCCGAGAATAAAGGAGAGGGCTCTCCTCAGGCGCTTTCGCGCTTGGCAGGTGTAATGCAAGATTATTTACTGCAGCGCTTGCCTGCGCAAATTAGCGATGCTTCGTTTAATGGCGTGGTAGAAATTAGGTTTGGTATGTATCCAGATGGTTGGGTGGGCAGAGTAAAGGCACTAAAAGGTGGTAACACTAAGTTAGAAGAAGCGGTTGCTGCTGCTATTTATTCTTTCAACTCAGAATTGGCTGAAAACAAAATCAACTTTAAGGATGAGTTGATGAAAACATTTGTTGCCAAGGTAAGCAGTACTAAGTAA
- the ybeY gene encoding rRNA maturation RNase YbeY, whose amino-acid sequence MPVSFHTADVAFSIKNKLLLKQFIQEQFLLKTNKKISLSVVLCSDDYLLEINKQFLQHDYYTDIITFPLEETPRKTVAEIYISLHRVWDNAKKHHQSFDDEFYRVLFHGVIHLAGLKDKTKAEKKAMTNEENAWLTSFANQ is encoded by the coding sequence GTGCCTGTATCTTTTCATACTGCCGATGTAGCATTTTCCATAAAAAACAAGTTACTGCTCAAGCAGTTCATACAGGAGCAATTCTTACTCAAAACCAATAAAAAAATTTCGTTATCGGTAGTGCTGTGCAGCGATGATTATTTGCTCGAAATAAACAAGCAATTCCTTCAACACGATTACTATACCGATATTATTACCTTCCCTTTAGAAGAAACCCCGCGCAAAACAGTGGCAGAAATATACATTAGCCTGCACCGCGTATGGGACAATGCAAAAAAACATCACCAAAGTTTTGACGATGAGTTTTACCGCGTTCTTTTCCACGGAGTAATTCATTTAGCCGGATTAAAAGATAAAACTAAAGCAGAAAAAAAAGCCATGACTAATGAAGAAAACGCATGGCTAACTTCATTTGCAAACCAATAA
- a CDS encoding amino acid permease, with product MSYLFRKKSVEKVLADVALGNSDAAHSNSSLKRTLSVRDLTALGIAAIVGAGIFSTIGKASFDGGPGIVFLFIFVAIACGFSALCYAEFASMVPVSGSAYTYAYVAFGEIVAWIIGWDLLMEYAIGNIAVAISWSDYFTTLLAGLGFTIPAYLTMDFWTAQAMLSPEAIAAWTNAPTLLGIKIICDLPAFFIVVLITYITYIGIQESRNSANAMVALKLAVIFIVIVVGAFYVKPENWSPFLPNGIAGVLRGTAAVFFAYIGFDAISTTAEEAKNPQRDLPRSMIYSLIICTVIYVAIALVLTGMVNYTQLDVGDPLAFVFQKINMSWLAGIIAVSAVIATASVMLVFQVGQPRIWLSMSRDGLLPKVFSKIHPKYQTPSFSTLLTGVVVAIPALFLNMNVVIDLTSVGTLFAFVIVSGGILKLQLMPNRPKSSFKVPYINGKYILPILFIVGAAVWWMYYSQSFMATDFSTWAGIRHIIPYVVFALLWFIVAVLAFLKNLSLIPSLGLLSCSYLLCESGTSNWERFLIWLVAGLVVYFLYGKKKSKLAV from the coding sequence ATGAGTTACTTATTCAGAAAAAAATCGGTTGAAAAAGTATTGGCAGATGTTGCTTTAGGCAATAGCGATGCCGCACACAGCAATTCAAGCTTAAAACGTACGCTTAGCGTACGCGACCTTACTGCATTGGGTATAGCTGCCATAGTGGGTGCAGGTATATTTTCTACTATTGGGAAAGCAAGTTTCGATGGAGGTCCCGGCATTGTATTCTTATTTATTTTTGTAGCCATAGCCTGCGGCTTTTCGGCACTCTGCTATGCCGAGTTTGCCAGCATGGTTCCCGTTAGCGGTAGTGCATACACCTACGCCTACGTGGCTTTTGGCGAAATTGTTGCGTGGATAATAGGCTGGGATTTACTCATGGAATACGCCATTGGCAACATTGCTGTTGCTATTTCGTGGAGCGATTACTTTACAACACTCTTGGCAGGTTTGGGCTTTACAATTCCCGCTTACTTAACTATGGATTTTTGGACGGCACAAGCCATGCTTTCGCCCGAAGCAATTGCGGCATGGACAAATGCTCCTACCCTATTGGGCATTAAAATTATTTGCGATTTACCGGCTTTTTTTATTGTGGTTCTTATTACTTATATCACTTACATAGGCATACAGGAGTCGCGCAATAGCGCCAATGCAATGGTAGCTTTGAAACTTGCTGTAATCTTTATTGTGATAGTGGTAGGCGCCTTTTATGTAAAGCCCGAAAACTGGTCGCCATTTTTACCCAACGGCATTGCCGGAGTACTACGTGGCACTGCGGCTGTATTCTTTGCCTACATTGGATTTGACGCTATTTCTACCACTGCCGAAGAAGCTAAAAACCCACAACGCGATTTGCCGCGCAGCATGATTTATTCTCTCATTATTTGTACCGTTATTTATGTTGCTATAGCATTGGTACTCACGGGCATGGTAAACTATACGCAATTAGATGTAGGCGATCCACTTGCGTTTGTTTTTCAAAAAATAAACATGAGTTGGCTGGCCGGTATTATTGCAGTAAGTGCTGTTATTGCTACGGCTAGTGTAATGTTGGTTTTCCAAGTTGGGCAACCAAGAATTTGGTTGAGCATGAGCCGCGATGGATTGCTGCCAAAGGTATTTTCAAAGATTCATCCAAAATACCAAACACCATCTTTTAGCACTTTACTCACCGGTGTGGTGGTGGCCATCCCTGCCTTGTTCTTAAACATGAATGTGGTAATTGATTTAACCAGCGTGGGCACACTCTTTGCTTTTGTAATTGTGAGTGGCGGCATATTGAAATTACAACTGATGCCCAACCGCCCTAAGTCGAGTTTTAAAGTGCCGTATATCAACGGAAAATACATACTACCAATTTTATTTATAGTTGGTGCTGCTGTGTGGTGGATGTATTACAGCCAAAGTTTTATGGCAACAGATTTTTCTACCTGGGCAGGCATACGCCATATTATTCCTTACGTTGTGTTTGCACTGCTATGGTTCATAGTAGCGGTATTGGCTTTCTTAAAAAACCTTTCGCTTATTCCATCGTTGGGCTTACTGAGTTGCAGTTATTTATTATGCGAAAGCGGCACCAGCAATTGGGAACGCTTTTTAATTTGGCTGGTTGCCGGATTGGTAGTTTATTTTCTATACGGCAAAAAGAAAAGCAAACTGGCTGTATAA